One segment of Radiobacillus kanasensis DNA contains the following:
- a CDS encoding DUF5392 family protein has translation MNPMTFQRMPQYIQREMEAISEKIRPLMKKSSIYTSISFPLIIVSLLNAFIMLFTNGIGNGLNISLIILALMAAIGMALSKESKVLRKEIQKQSNQHIVKRIEQSDVVPESTKQKFIQMVKQQPVLGFRTFVTFLEEEEKVR, from the coding sequence ATGAATCCAATGACGTTTCAAAGAATGCCGCAGTATATACAAAGGGAAATGGAAGCGATCAGTGAAAAGATTAGACCTTTGATGAAAAAGTCTTCTATTTATACGTCCATCTCTTTTCCATTAATCATTGTTTCGTTATTAAATGCTTTTATCATGCTTTTTACCAACGGGATAGGTAATGGATTAAACATATCATTGATCATTTTAGCACTCATGGCAGCTATTGGAATGGCTTTATCAAAAGAATCCAAAGTTCTACGCAAAGAAATACAAAAGCAAAGTAACCAACATATAGTGAAGAGAATAGAGCAGAGTGATGTCGTTCCAGAGTCCACGAAGCAAAAATTTATCCAAATGGTAAAACAACAGCCAGTATTAGGGTTTCGTACGTTTGTGACGTTTTTGGAGGAAGAAGAGAAAGTGCGGTAA
- a CDS encoding YjiH family protein: MEGRLDSQGILKFLIPSLIGIMLFMIPFTFQDEITIPVALLAGWVQDTFVSVIPEFVTIIITLAVVLTVVTKVSKPEKIMNNSFLKGLFDVSPVWFWARILAMIFAVMTLFQLGPEFIWSDATGGLLFNDLIPALVAVFLFAGLFLPLLLDFGLLELFGALLTKVMRPIFTLPGRSSIDCMASWLGDGTIGVLLTNKQYEDGYYTKREAAVIGTTFSVVSITFTIVVLELMNLEHMFIQYYTTIVIAGLVAAVICPRIPPLSRKADTYMDESSTMKNESIPANTSRLKWGLMQAVGKAKKTNWSAVGRGGIQNVLDMWMGVIPIVMAIGTIALIIAEHTPVFEWIGAPFVPILQVLQIPSAVEAAPTMVIGFADMFLPSVIGSGIESPLTRFVIACVSVTQLIYMSEVGGLLLGSKLPVSFKDLVIIFLERTLITLPVIVLMAHLFF, translated from the coding sequence ATGGAAGGTCGTCTGGATTCGCAAGGAATACTAAAGTTTTTAATCCCTTCACTTATCGGTATTATGCTATTTATGATTCCCTTTACCTTCCAAGACGAAATTACGATACCAGTTGCTTTACTTGCTGGTTGGGTTCAAGACACCTTTGTATCTGTCATTCCGGAATTCGTGACGATTATCATCACATTAGCTGTTGTCTTGACCGTTGTGACGAAAGTAAGCAAGCCGGAAAAAATTATGAATAATTCATTTTTAAAAGGGCTTTTTGATGTTAGCCCTGTATGGTTTTGGGCAAGAATTCTTGCGATGATCTTTGCCGTTATGACCCTTTTCCAGCTTGGACCAGAATTTATATGGTCAGATGCAACAGGGGGACTATTATTCAATGACCTTATTCCAGCACTAGTAGCAGTGTTTCTTTTTGCTGGCTTATTTTTACCGTTATTGCTTGATTTCGGACTACTAGAGTTGTTCGGTGCACTTCTTACGAAAGTAATGCGCCCTATTTTCACCTTACCTGGTCGATCCTCTATCGACTGTATGGCTTCCTGGTTGGGAGACGGTACAATTGGTGTACTTCTTACGAACAAACAATATGAGGATGGCTATTATACAAAAAGGGAAGCTGCCGTAATAGGAACGACTTTTTCTGTCGTTTCCATCACGTTTACGATTGTTGTTTTAGAGTTAATGAATCTGGAGCATATGTTTATTCAATATTACACCACCATCGTCATAGCTGGACTTGTAGCAGCTGTCATTTGTCCGCGCATTCCACCGTTATCTAGAAAAGCGGATACGTATATGGATGAATCATCTACGATGAAAAATGAAAGTATTCCAGCGAATACATCACGTCTGAAGTGGGGCTTAATGCAAGCAGTTGGAAAGGCAAAGAAAACAAACTGGAGTGCTGTAGGAAGAGGTGGCATTCAAAATGTTCTAGATATGTGGATGGGTGTTATTCCTATTGTTATGGCAATTGGAACGATTGCGCTAATTATCGCTGAGCATACACCTGTTTTTGAATGGATTGGAGCACCTTTTGTTCCAATTTTACAAGTCCTTCAAATTCCATCAGCTGTGGAAGCTGCCCCTACGATGGTTATCGGGTTTGCTGACATGTTTTTACCATCAGTTATCGGTAGTGGGATTGAAAGTCCATTGACTAGATTTGTTATTGCTTGTGTATCCGTTACGCAGTTAATCTACATGTCTGAAGTCGGCGGGTTATTACTCGGTTCAAAGCTACCAGTTAGTTTTAAAGACCTTGTTATTATTTTCCTAGAACGTACTTTAATTACGTTACCTGTCATTGTATTGATGGCTCATCTGTTCTTTTAA